A region of Fimbriimonadaceae bacterium DNA encodes the following proteins:
- the mdtA_3 gene encoding Multidrug resistance protein MdtA, which yields MKRFVSIVVICASVGVFAQEEEPGHMHGPDGRHIVAPQASGGSQKFILSHHDMRIEGADGKIILGCKVDSTIYRKGDPKDVIHTEHNAYEPENEVYGSHMTYKEPGEYVISQAVTLPDGKKTSVEFPVYVPAISAAATEAEHEHGPNYPLIIGGIVGGLLLLLGVYKLGQKNSRIAGAGLALLILAGGSLAQFAQAQQEEAGHMHGPDGRHIVAPDAAKSAGPMLKAYPASNQGESAEKVVDGIKFVLSIENEEMTPDPDLVAIGQEQANLIGLKTASVQLSSTAGGLQTTGQVSANPNGMVVVNARASGRILSLGALPGTTVSRGTTLAVIESPELGEAQAAYKRAVAEVVQANASVKIAQSGITAAETRLNVAQRTSVRQRQLAATGAFASPSLEAAKSALSKAEKDVSAAETSVRSLEVRVRQLEQGVASGVVARRELEAARAELETAKSGQTDAQRQLRLANEALAREESITAKGLRNAKEVDLAQSEVDIARSVLASSRNGLLQARADLSRAQSMVRVARDQIALLGGGAGGGNRVVITAPISGEVERRSVSAGQTVAVGQELYELLNADVVWVLSDVYEADIPKVRIGQKVEVVADALPGRTYPGEVAFVHNEVDEKTRTTKVRIVVGNPGERLKQNMFVRVQLGTGGRGQTLVPTAAVQTTGGVSVVFVEEVHGTYRRTVVQTGGTLGDRTIVLSGLEPGKKVVTDGAYQLAGMAGAR from the coding sequence ATGAAGCGATTTGTCTCCATCGTTGTTATCTGCGCCTCAGTCGGAGTCTTTGCTCAAGAGGAGGAGCCGGGTCACATGCACGGCCCGGATGGCCGCCACATCGTCGCGCCACAAGCATCTGGCGGCTCGCAGAAATTCATCCTCAGTCATCACGACATGCGGATCGAAGGTGCCGACGGGAAGATCATCCTCGGCTGCAAAGTGGACTCGACGATCTATCGCAAAGGCGATCCCAAAGACGTCATCCACACCGAGCACAACGCTTATGAGCCTGAGAACGAGGTCTACGGCTCGCACATGACCTACAAGGAGCCAGGTGAGTACGTCATCAGCCAGGCCGTCACGCTTCCGGACGGCAAGAAGACGAGCGTCGAGTTTCCGGTTTATGTTCCCGCCATTTCCGCAGCGGCAACCGAGGCCGAGCACGAGCACGGCCCGAACTATCCGCTCATCATCGGCGGAATCGTGGGCGGACTGCTTTTGCTCTTAGGCGTTTACAAGCTTGGCCAGAAGAACAGTCGAATAGCAGGGGCGGGCTTGGCACTCCTCATCCTCGCAGGCGGGTCGCTGGCCCAGTTTGCCCAGGCCCAGCAAGAGGAAGCGGGCCATATGCACGGACCCGATGGCCGGCACATCGTGGCCCCCGACGCGGCGAAGTCGGCAGGACCGATGCTCAAAGCCTATCCCGCATCAAATCAAGGGGAGTCCGCGGAGAAGGTGGTGGACGGAATCAAGTTCGTTCTCTCCATCGAGAACGAAGAGATGACTCCCGATCCCGACCTTGTCGCGATCGGTCAAGAGCAAGCAAACCTCATCGGCTTGAAGACCGCATCGGTGCAGCTCTCGTCCACAGCGGGAGGGCTTCAGACGACCGGCCAGGTATCCGCTAACCCGAACGGAATGGTGGTCGTGAACGCGCGGGCGTCCGGACGCATCTTGAGCCTCGGCGCTCTTCCCGGAACCACGGTCTCTCGCGGAACGACCCTCGCAGTCATCGAAAGTCCGGAACTGGGCGAGGCCCAAGCGGCTTACAAGCGGGCGGTCGCGGAGGTAGTCCAAGCCAACGCTTCGGTCAAGATCGCTCAGTCTGGAATCACGGCCGCTGAGACGCGGCTCAACGTAGCTCAACGAACGTCGGTCCGGCAACGGCAGCTCGCCGCGACCGGCGCATTCGCATCGCCCTCCCTCGAAGCGGCAAAGTCCGCTTTGTCGAAAGCAGAGAAGGACGTGTCGGCGGCCGAAACTTCGGTCCGCTCGCTGGAAGTTCGAGTGCGCCAACTGGAGCAGGGCGTGGCCTCGGGCGTGGTGGCTCGTCGCGAACTTGAGGCGGCCAGGGCCGAGCTCGAAACTGCGAAGTCGGGTCAAACCGATGCGCAGCGGCAGCTGCGCCTCGCAAATGAGGCATTGGCGAGAGAAGAATCGATTACCGCAAAGGGGCTTCGCAACGCCAAGGAGGTCGACCTTGCTCAATCGGAAGTCGATATAGCCCGGTCGGTGCTCGCATCCAGTCGCAACGGACTATTGCAAGCACGTGCCGACCTGTCGCGCGCCCAGAGTATGGTTCGCGTCGCCCGCGATCAGATTGCCCTTTTGGGAGGAGGAGCGGGCGGAGGAAACCGCGTTGTCATTACGGCCCCGATCTCGGGCGAAGTCGAGCGTAGAAGCGTCAGCGCCGGGCAGACCGTCGCGGTTGGCCAAGAACTCTACGAGCTCTTGAATGCCGACGTGGTTTGGGTCCTGAGCGACGTTTACGAAGCCGATATTCCCAAGGTTCGCATCGGGCAGAAAGTCGAAGTGGTGGCCGACGCGCTTCCCGGCAGGACGTATCCCGGCGAAGTGGCTTTCGTCCACAACGAGGTTGACGAAAAGACTCGTACGACGAAGGTTCGAATCGTGGTCGGAAACCCAGGCGAGCGCCTCAAGCAGAACATGTTCGTCCGCGTCCAACTGGGAACCGGAGGCCGTGGCCAGACCCTTGTGCCGACCGCTGCGGTCCAAACGACTGGCGGCGTCAGCGTCGTGTTCGTGGAAGAGGTCCATGGCACGTACCGGAGGACGGTCGTGCAGACAGGGGGAACCCTGGGAGATCGTACGATCGTCTTGAGCGGGTTGGAGCCGGGCAAGAAGGTCGTCACCGATGGGGCGTATCAGCTGGCTGGAATGGCAGGGGCACGCTAA
- the czcA_3 gene encoding Cobalt-zinc-cadmium resistance protein CzcA, whose translation MLNRLIELSLRNRVLVVVLTLMVILYGLIAIPKMDVDVLPDLNRPVVTIMTEAHGMAPEETEALVSFPIETMMNGATGVQRVRSASSAGFSIVFVEFDWNTDIFRARQIVNEKLQLAQARLPEGAVASLAPISSIMGEIMLISLSSKDGKTLPIDVRSLADFVVRPRLLAVPGVSQVVPIGGGSKQYQVLTSPARLKQFDVTLDELVEAARESNLNAGGGFFQEPQREAVIRIQGRVRDLDDIKNTPIKSVGGVPITIGQVADVEFAKGLPRGDASVNGKPAVILSVQKQPDANTLLLTKQLDQALTEISATLPADVQINRELFRQEHFINNAISNVVSALGEAGIIVLIVILAFLMNVRATVISLVSIPVSFILTLLLLSRFGININTMTLGGLAIAIGLVVDDSIVDVENVFRRLRLNAASAEPKPPLRVIYSASAEVRNSIVFATLIIVLVFVPLLSLEGMEGRVFLPLGLAFIFSMMASLIVSLTVTPALCGLMLRKTGKTGHRGDSKLVTLLKKLNGPTVRWSLEHPWLVIGFPAVLTVGALAMLPMLGREFLPKFNEGSLALSAILPPGTSLAESNRIGTIIERTALTVPEVRHIGRRTGRAEMDEHAEGVNYSEIDIGLKESRRGREAATEELREKLTKIPGVFVAFGQPISHRLDHLSSGVRAALAVKVYGSDLSELRRLAADVEGTMQGIAGVVDLQVEPQIEVPQISIEIDRKAAARYGVTSYELAENLEVALGGHVVSQVLQGQRTFDLAVWLTPDARNDLSVIQSTLVNTPSGQRIPLSQLATVKRDTGPNTINRENVSRRIVVQANVEGRDLNSVVTELQSKMVPMQTSWPRGYYVEYGGQFEAQQSAMSRILFLGIFTVIAIFLLLNVALRSWRMALQVMVNLPMALVGGVAVLFLTGGILSVASMVGFITLFGIATRNGIMMLSHYVHLMREEGVPFSKDMIVRGTSERLSPVLMTALAAAFGLLPLAISQGEPGKELLQPIAVVILGGLVFSTFLSQVVMPALFWVFSRKEWEAYVPGTHVDVGGFDELSPTDHALESQAC comes from the coding sequence ATGCTCAACCGCCTGATCGAACTTAGCCTTCGTAATCGCGTGCTCGTCGTGGTGCTGACCCTCATGGTCATCCTCTACGGCCTGATCGCGATTCCCAAGATGGACGTGGATGTCCTGCCGGACCTGAACCGCCCGGTCGTGACGATCATGACCGAGGCACATGGAATGGCGCCCGAAGAGACGGAAGCGCTGGTGAGCTTCCCTATCGAGACAATGATGAATGGCGCGACCGGCGTGCAGCGCGTTCGCTCCGCTTCGAGCGCGGGTTTCAGCATCGTCTTCGTCGAATTCGACTGGAACACCGACATCTTCCGCGCTCGGCAGATCGTCAACGAAAAGCTCCAGCTCGCACAGGCTCGGCTACCGGAGGGCGCGGTCGCTTCGCTCGCGCCGATCAGCTCGATCATGGGCGAGATCATGCTGATCTCCCTTTCGAGCAAGGATGGGAAGACGCTCCCCATCGACGTGCGCTCGCTAGCCGATTTCGTCGTTCGCCCTCGGTTGTTGGCCGTCCCCGGAGTTTCCCAGGTCGTTCCAATCGGCGGAGGTTCGAAGCAGTATCAGGTTCTAACCTCTCCCGCACGCCTGAAGCAATTCGACGTCACGTTGGATGAGCTTGTCGAGGCGGCTAGGGAAAGCAACCTCAACGCAGGCGGTGGCTTCTTCCAGGAACCTCAGCGCGAAGCGGTCATTCGCATCCAGGGCCGGGTGCGCGATCTCGACGATATTAAGAACACGCCGATCAAGTCGGTCGGCGGCGTTCCTATCACGATTGGCCAAGTCGCCGACGTGGAGTTTGCCAAGGGATTGCCGAGAGGCGATGCCAGCGTCAACGGCAAGCCGGCAGTCATCCTCTCGGTGCAAAAGCAGCCCGATGCGAATACCTTGTTGCTGACGAAGCAACTCGACCAAGCATTAACCGAAATCTCAGCCACGCTACCCGCCGACGTACAAATCAACCGTGAGCTGTTCCGGCAGGAGCACTTCATCAACAACGCCATTTCCAACGTTGTTAGTGCGCTTGGAGAAGCGGGCATCATCGTTCTCATCGTCATTCTCGCGTTCCTCATGAACGTTCGAGCGACGGTGATTTCTCTGGTCTCGATTCCGGTTTCCTTTATCCTCACGCTGCTGCTTCTCTCGCGTTTCGGAATCAATATCAACACGATGACGCTTGGGGGACTGGCGATTGCCATTGGCCTCGTCGTCGATGACAGCATCGTGGACGTCGAGAACGTATTTCGGCGGTTACGGTTGAACGCTGCTTCAGCCGAGCCGAAACCCCCGTTGCGCGTGATTTATAGCGCGAGCGCCGAAGTGCGAAACAGCATCGTCTTCGCCACCCTCATTATCGTGCTCGTGTTCGTGCCGCTTCTGTCGCTCGAAGGCATGGAAGGGAGGGTGTTCCTGCCCCTTGGCCTGGCTTTCATCTTCTCGATGATGGCTTCGCTGATCGTCTCGCTGACCGTCACCCCTGCTCTTTGCGGACTGATGCTGAGAAAGACTGGAAAGACTGGACACCGCGGCGATTCCAAGCTCGTAACGTTGCTAAAGAAACTGAATGGCCCCACTGTGCGGTGGTCGCTCGAACATCCATGGTTGGTCATCGGGTTTCCGGCCGTCCTGACCGTCGGCGCTCTCGCAATGCTGCCGATGCTGGGCCGTGAGTTCCTCCCCAAGTTTAACGAGGGCTCGCTCGCCCTAAGCGCGATCCTGCCTCCAGGAACCAGTCTTGCCGAGAGCAACCGAATTGGCACAATCATCGAACGTACGGCGCTTACCGTTCCTGAGGTCAGGCATATTGGTCGCCGCACGGGCCGCGCCGAGATGGACGAGCACGCTGAAGGCGTCAACTACTCGGAAATCGATATCGGGCTCAAGGAATCGAGGCGAGGACGAGAAGCCGCAACCGAGGAACTGCGCGAGAAGCTGACCAAGATTCCGGGCGTGTTCGTGGCGTTCGGACAGCCGATTTCTCACCGGCTCGACCACTTGTCCTCGGGCGTCCGTGCGGCGCTTGCGGTAAAGGTCTACGGCTCAGATTTGAGCGAGCTCCGGCGTCTTGCCGCCGATGTCGAAGGCACGATGCAAGGCATCGCCGGAGTCGTCGACTTGCAGGTCGAACCCCAGATCGAAGTGCCTCAGATCAGCATTGAAATCGATCGCAAAGCTGCCGCCCGGTACGGAGTCACGTCGTACGAATTGGCCGAGAATCTCGAAGTAGCGCTCGGAGGTCACGTGGTGTCGCAAGTGTTGCAGGGGCAGCGAACGTTTGACCTAGCCGTGTGGCTCACGCCGGATGCGCGCAACGATCTCTCGGTGATTCAGTCCACGCTCGTCAACACCCCGTCCGGACAGCGGATACCTCTTTCACAGCTCGCGACCGTCAAGCGGGACACGGGTCCGAACACGATCAACCGGGAGAATGTTTCCCGCCGAATCGTCGTGCAGGCGAACGTTGAAGGGCGAGACCTCAACAGCGTCGTGACGGAGCTGCAATCGAAAATGGTGCCAATGCAAACCAGCTGGCCGCGCGGCTACTACGTCGAGTACGGTGGACAATTCGAGGCCCAGCAGAGCGCGATGTCTCGAATCCTGTTCCTTGGAATCTTCACCGTCATCGCGATCTTCCTCCTGTTGAACGTCGCCTTGCGTTCGTGGCGGATGGCTCTACAGGTCATGGTGAACCTGCCGATGGCACTTGTCGGCGGCGTCGCCGTCCTGTTTCTAACCGGCGGAATCCTGTCGGTCGCCTCGATGGTTGGCTTCATCACACTCTTCGGCATTGCGACGCGAAACGGCATTATGATGCTTTCCCATTATGTGCACCTGATGCGAGAAGAGGGCGTCCCATTTAGCAAAGACATGATTGTCCGTGGCACGTCTGAAAGGCTTTCTCCGGTGCTGATGACCGCCTTGGCAGCCGCCTTCGGCTTGCTACCCTTGGCGATTTCACAAGGCGAACCCGGGAAAGAGTTGCTGCAGCCCATCGCTGTAGTTATCCTGGGCGGCCTGGTGTTCAGCACGTTTCTCAGCCAAGTCGTCATGCCCGCCCTCTTCTGGGTCTTCAGCCGAAAGGAGTGGGAGGCATATGTTCCCGGGACGCATGTCGATGTTGGCGGCTTTGATGAGCTGTCACCAACCGACCATGCGCTGGAGAGCCAAGCATGTTAG
- the gltP gene encoding Proton/glutamate-aspartate symporter: MTFDSGKGRPLHVKILVGLILGAVAGAVAQNTLGPDNPGLKTFIEQVARPVGQIFLNMIFMVVVPLLFSALVLGIAEIGDVKKIGRVGLRSLFLTLVLSGLAVALGLILVNAFKPGEGIDPQRRAELLTTFGQQEDAAKKVEQSQQAKGFGETIAEFLPKNPIDAASRDDGLLAFMVFSLIFGIALANIAPEKALPVISFLEGIFAISQKIIEFAMKLAPYGVFALIFSTAAVLGVDAFVALGKYAGLVLFALAFHLFVVYSLALKFIAKRNPVEFFRQIRTVMLTAFATASSNATLPTALRSAQEDVGLPRNISSFVLTVGATANQNGTALFEGITILFLAQFFGVPLDLGQQMMVMGLAILAGVGTAGVPGGAWPMIAVILAKIGVPPTAIALCLGIDRILDMSRTVLNVTGDITIAACVAEQEQELPDPAEV; this comes from the coding sequence ATGACGTTCGATTCCGGCAAGGGCCGACCTCTCCACGTCAAGATTCTCGTCGGTCTGATACTCGGCGCTGTCGCCGGGGCCGTAGCCCAGAATACGCTTGGCCCCGACAATCCGGGCCTCAAGACGTTCATTGAGCAGGTTGCAAGGCCCGTCGGCCAGATCTTCCTCAACATGATCTTCATGGTCGTGGTGCCGCTCCTGTTTTCCGCCCTTGTTTTGGGGATCGCGGAGATCGGGGATGTCAAGAAGATCGGTCGCGTCGGCCTCCGGTCGCTTTTCCTGACGCTCGTGCTCTCGGGCTTGGCGGTGGCGCTTGGTCTTATCTTGGTTAATGCTTTCAAGCCAGGCGAGGGAATCGATCCCCAACGGCGAGCGGAGCTGCTTACCACCTTTGGTCAACAAGAAGACGCTGCCAAGAAGGTCGAGCAGAGTCAGCAAGCTAAGGGATTTGGCGAGACCATCGCCGAGTTTCTGCCCAAGAACCCGATCGACGCGGCTAGCCGTGACGACGGTCTGCTCGCCTTCATGGTCTTTTCGCTCATCTTCGGGATCGCGCTTGCCAACATCGCTCCTGAAAAGGCGCTACCCGTGATCTCCTTCCTGGAGGGCATCTTTGCGATCTCGCAGAAGATCATCGAGTTCGCGATGAAGCTGGCGCCTTACGGCGTGTTCGCGCTCATTTTCTCGACCGCGGCAGTGCTTGGAGTTGACGCCTTCGTTGCCCTCGGCAAGTATGCAGGTCTCGTCCTCTTTGCCCTTGCCTTCCACCTGTTCGTGGTCTATTCCCTCGCGCTGAAATTCATCGCAAAGCGAAATCCGGTCGAGTTTTTCCGGCAGATCCGAACGGTCATGCTGACCGCTTTTGCCACGGCGAGCAGCAACGCCACGCTCCCCACGGCTCTGCGGTCGGCCCAGGAGGACGTCGGCCTTCCTCGCAACATCTCTTCGTTTGTCCTCACCGTCGGCGCCACCGCCAACCAGAACGGCACGGCCCTCTTCGAAGGCATCACCATCCTTTTTCTGGCGCAGTTCTTTGGTGTGCCGCTCGACCTGGGCCAGCAAATGATGGTGATGGGACTCGCCATCCTTGCCGGCGTCGGCACGGCGGGCGTGCCGGGAGGCGCGTGGCCGATGATCGCGGTTATCCTGGCAAAGATCGGGGTTCCGCCAACCGCCATCGCCCTGTGCTTGGGCATCGACCGAATCCTCGACATGAGTCGTACGGTTCTCAACGTCACCGGGGATATCACCATCGCGGCTTGCGTGGCCGAGCAGGAGCAGGAACTGCCAGACCCCGCGGAGGTCTAG
- the prcA gene encoding Proteasome subunit alpha, whose product MALSLDEGILMFTVRRQARKIYEIYDRLMYSAIGQQSDVESLRVAAIDFAHQEGYQRSEADVTIQRVVAALSQPLKKAFGDPNTAPFVVRSIFAFVGDTVDEDGLYILDFDGDFSVRKGFAYLAGTGDQGEMLRDALRKLLEKSPKISTAITQLKPMWAAVMAGDSGKGFDELTVDLTTEIALLDRKPSGETRFRLLEG is encoded by the coding sequence ATGGCACTGAGCCTTGACGAAGGCATTCTCATGTTCACAGTTCGCCGCCAGGCGAGGAAGATCTACGAGATCTACGACCGCCTGATGTACAGCGCCATCGGGCAGCAAAGCGATGTCGAATCGCTCAGGGTCGCCGCGATCGACTTTGCCCACCAGGAAGGCTATCAACGCAGCGAGGCTGACGTCACCATCCAGCGGGTGGTGGCTGCCCTGAGCCAGCCCCTAAAGAAGGCCTTCGGCGACCCGAATACGGCTCCGTTCGTGGTGAGATCCATCTTCGCCTTCGTCGGCGACACCGTCGACGAGGACGGTCTCTACATCCTGGATTTCGACGGCGACTTCAGTGTGAGAAAGGGCTTTGCGTATCTTGCCGGAACGGGCGACCAGGGCGAGATGCTGCGCGACGCTCTCCGCAAGCTCCTGGAAAAGAGCCCGAAGATCTCCACCGCAATCACGCAACTAAAGCCGATGTGGGCAGCGGTCATGGCGGGCGACTCGGGCAAAGGTTTCGACGAGCTGACCGTCGACCTGACGACCGAGATCGCTCTGCTCGACCGAAAGCCGAGCGGTGAAACACGGTTTAGACTCCTCGAGGGCTAG
- the pgk gene encoding Phosphoglycerate kinase, giving the protein MTKKTVRDLEAHGKRVLVRCDFNVPLDGDRITDDRRITEALPTIRHLIAQGAKVIVCSHLGRPKGVSPEFSLAPVACRLTDLLGQDVRLLPDCIGLQTAAACASLAPGQVVLLENVRFHPEEEANDPAFAKELASLAEVYVNDAFGTAHRAHASTEGVAHILPGYAGFLIEKELNFLGKAISDPKRPFVAILGGAKVKDKIAVIESLLPKVDRLIIGGGMMFTFLRAQGKEIGKSLLDESNLEFARKTLEASGNKIALPTDTVVCAELKEDAATTVVDTSAIPADQLGADIGPASIAVFSDIIRGAGTVVWNGPMGVFEMKPFEAGTRGIAAAMAECQGTTIVGGGDSAAAVEQFGFADRVSHVSTGGGASLEFLEGKVLPGIAALQDA; this is encoded by the coding sequence ATGACGAAGAAGACGGTGCGCGACCTCGAAGCCCACGGGAAGCGTGTGCTGGTGCGGTGCGACTTCAACGTGCCTCTGGACGGAGATCGCATCACCGATGACCGCCGCATCACGGAGGCGCTCCCAACCATCCGCCACCTCATCGCCCAGGGAGCCAAGGTCATCGTCTGCAGCCACCTTGGCCGGCCCAAGGGAGTCAGTCCGGAATTCTCACTCGCGCCGGTGGCCTGCCGCTTGACCGATCTCCTGGGCCAGGATGTTCGCCTACTGCCTGACTGCATAGGTCTCCAAACCGCTGCCGCTTGCGCATCCCTCGCCCCAGGTCAAGTCGTGCTCCTTGAAAACGTCCGATTTCATCCCGAGGAGGAAGCCAATGATCCGGCTTTTGCAAAAGAGCTGGCGTCGTTGGCCGAGGTTTACGTGAACGACGCCTTCGGTACCGCCCACCGGGCGCATGCTTCAACCGAAGGCGTAGCGCACATCCTTCCCGGTTACGCAGGCTTTCTTATCGAGAAGGAGCTCAACTTCCTTGGCAAGGCGATCTCCGATCCGAAGCGGCCTTTCGTCGCAATCCTGGGTGGGGCGAAAGTCAAAGACAAGATCGCTGTAATCGAGAGTCTGTTGCCGAAGGTAGACCGACTGATCATCGGCGGAGGCATGATGTTCACCTTTCTCCGGGCTCAAGGCAAAGAGATCGGTAAGTCGCTGCTCGATGAATCCAACTTGGAGTTCGCGCGCAAAACGCTTGAGGCATCTGGCAACAAGATCGCGCTTCCCACCGACACCGTTGTCTGTGCTGAGCTCAAAGAAGATGCCGCCACCACGGTCGTGGATACCAGCGCGATTCCTGCCGACCAGCTCGGTGCGGACATAGGCCCCGCATCCATCGCCGTTTTCTCAGACATCATTCGCGGAGCTGGGACCGTCGTCTGGAACGGACCCATGGGGGTCTTCGAGATGAAGCCCTTCGAAGCCGGGACCCGTGGTATTGCCGCAGCGATGGCTGAATGCCAAGGGACCACCATTGTCGGTGGTGGCGACAGCGCTGCTGCGGTCGAGCAGTTCGGCTTTGCCGATCGCGTGAGTCACGTCTCCACCGGCGGTGGGGCAAGCTTGGAGTTTCTGGAAGGTAAGGTCCTGCCGGGGATCGCCGCGCTTCAGGACGCGTAG
- the otnC gene encoding 3-oxo-tetronate 4-phosphate decarboxylase, whose protein sequence is MREAELRQQMVEIGRRLCDGGLVGATEGNISCRLENGTILCTPTGLSKGRMRPEDLAIISLSGEVLSRSRPSTEIRLHLKCMQVRPDCHAVIHAHPTLATGLSVAGKSIPTGLLPEADIVLGPVINIPFARPGTDAVPEAIQPFLPNHKTFLLSHHGAFTLGVSLEDAFHRMETLERVAAIYLAALQFGGPTALPPTEREWLASYAHGDLNGNGDPTRDVE, encoded by the coding sequence ATGCGCGAGGCAGAACTGCGGCAGCAGATGGTCGAAATTGGCAGGCGGCTGTGTGATGGCGGCCTCGTCGGGGCGACCGAAGGCAACATCAGCTGTCGCCTGGAAAACGGCACCATCCTCTGTACGCCGACTGGCTTGAGCAAAGGCAGAATGCGGCCAGAAGATCTAGCTATCATCAGCCTGTCCGGTGAGGTTCTTTCAAGATCAAGGCCGAGCACGGAGATCCGCCTTCACCTCAAGTGCATGCAGGTTCGGCCTGATTGCCACGCGGTGATCCATGCGCACCCCACGCTTGCCACTGGCCTGTCCGTGGCCGGGAAGTCGATACCAACTGGGCTCCTACCCGAAGCCGACATTGTGCTGGGCCCGGTGATCAACATCCCGTTCGCCCGCCCCGGCACCGACGCAGTCCCCGAGGCTATCCAGCCATTCCTGCCGAATCATAAGACGTTCCTGCTGAGCCACCATGGCGCGTTCACGCTGGGAGTGTCCTTGGAAGATGCGTTTCACCGGATGGAAACCCTCGAGCGGGTGGCCGCGATTTATCTTGCGGCACTCCAGTTTGGCGGACCCACCGCCTTGCCGCCTACAGAACGTGAGTGGCTGGCGAGTTATGCTCATGGAGACCTGAACGGGAATGGGGATCCCACACGCGACGTTGAATAG
- the mnmA gene encoding tRNA-specific 2-thiouridylase MnmA, which yields MSGGVDSSVAAALLKHRGYDVIGLTMQIWQESQRDPRHAGCCSLGAVEDARRVARQLDIPHYVINLKEEFKQAVIENFIDEYARGRTPNPCVQCNRHVKFELLFEKMREMGCDRLATGHYARIRKDRASGEYRLMRARGDSKDQTYVLYMLGSNEMAKLMFPLGELPSKEHARHMARSYGLHLADKPDSQEICFVSEAGGYQEFLRRERPDIFRKGLIVDPDGKKIGEHEGVPDFTVGQRRGLGISGERPMYVLEVSASDNRVVVGDGAKLEAKDVVLEDVFWAPTAPQNDNIRVRAKVRYNMPAMPATLVRGAAPRLRFDRPVRAIAPGQIAVAYRGATLVAGGTIR from the coding sequence ATGTCCGGTGGCGTGGACAGCAGTGTCGCGGCGGCGCTGCTGAAGCACCGTGGCTACGACGTCATTGGCTTGACCATGCAGATTTGGCAGGAGAGCCAGCGTGACCCCCGCCATGCCGGATGCTGCAGCCTGGGTGCGGTCGAAGATGCGCGCCGGGTCGCCCGGCAGCTCGACATTCCCCATTACGTTATCAATCTCAAGGAAGAATTCAAGCAGGCTGTCATCGAGAACTTCATCGACGAATATGCGCGAGGGCGTACGCCCAACCCATGTGTGCAGTGCAATCGCCACGTGAAGTTCGAGTTGCTCTTCGAGAAAATGCGGGAGATGGGCTGCGATCGACTGGCAACCGGACACTACGCTCGAATACGGAAAGACAGGGCCTCTGGGGAATATCGTTTGATGCGGGCGCGCGGGGATTCGAAAGATCAGACGTATGTCCTATACATGCTGGGCTCGAATGAAATGGCAAAGCTGATGTTCCCGCTTGGAGAGCTGCCGAGCAAGGAACATGCCCGCCATATGGCAAGGTCGTACGGCTTGCATCTGGCCGATAAGCCCGATTCCCAGGAGATTTGTTTCGTCAGCGAGGCCGGCGGCTACCAGGAGTTTCTCCGGCGTGAACGCCCGGATATCTTTCGCAAGGGGCTGATCGTCGACCCCGATGGCAAGAAGATCGGTGAGCACGAGGGAGTCCCTGATTTCACGGTCGGTCAGCGCCGCGGCCTGGGCATCAGTGGTGAACGGCCAATGTACGTTCTCGAGGTTTCCGCTTCTGATAATCGGGTGGTCGTCGGAGACGGGGCCAAGCTTGAGGCTAAAGATGTGGTCCTTGAAGACGTCTTTTGGGCGCCTACGGCTCCGCAAAACGATAACATTCGGGTTCGCGCAAAAGTGCGCTATAACATGCCTGCCATGCCCGCCACGCTCGTAAGGGGTGCCGCGCCCCGCCTAAGATTTGATCGACCGGTTAGGGCCATCGCCCCCGGTCAAATCGCGGTTGCCTACCGCGGTGCAACCCTAGTCGCCGGAGGAACGATACGCTGA